A genome region from Peptococcus niger includes the following:
- a CDS encoding DUF2273 domain-containing protein, with product MSNGIDWDRYDAPAPPPKSAYPDAYSQAYPQPGRQPQNAGLRAPEPPSKSWLVRQLESPAAKALWARRRHTIVSIFVAILLALSIAVFGFGYTLLGVIFVAIAYLYGGWRDGNPLIYKLLNRFL from the coding sequence ATGTCCAACGGAATTGACTGGGATCGCTACGATGCGCCTGCCCCACCGCCGAAATCCGCCTATCCTGACGCTTATTCGCAGGCCTATCCGCAGCCGGGACGGCAGCCACAAAATGCTGGTCTCCGGGCGCCGGAACCCCCTTCCAAGAGCTGGTTGGTGCGGCAGTTGGAAAGCCCGGCGGCAAAAGCCTTATGGGCAAGGCGGCGGCACACCATTGTGAGCATTTTTGTCGCCATCCTTTTGGCCCTATCCATTGCCGTTTTTGGTTTTGGCTATACCCTCTTAGGGGTTATATTTGTGGCAATTGCCTATCTTTACGGCGGTTGGCGCGATGGCAATCCGCTGATCTATAAACTGCTCAATCGATTCCTTTAA
- a CDS encoding peptidoglycan recognition protein family protein, giving the protein MLHYQNGIITDDSIAGVPLERAIIAADANPHVRTGIPLQTIRGITNHNTGNPAPTADARAHAHWLAGVEAQDSDYIGAHFFVDGDRIVQTLPINEVAWHAGDGQGPGNMTTLAIEICETTPLAAAEANALVLNAALLIDHPDWQIYKHQDWSGKYCPRRILAEGRWPAFVEAIRQRVAQLQKSPQPLPDDAPSPWAADAIRWAKATGLLQGRSEGPAYQAPATREEVLTFLYRLQAGDHA; this is encoded by the coding sequence ATGCTCCATTACCAAAACGGCATCATTACCGATGACAGCATTGCCGGCGTCCCCCTTGAACGGGCCATTATCGCCGCCGATGCCAATCCCCATGTCCGCACCGGCATCCCCCTCCAGACCATCCGGGGCATCACCAACCACAATACGGGCAATCCGGCGCCGACGGCGGATGCCCGGGCCCATGCCCATTGGCTGGCCGGCGTTGAGGCCCAGGACAGCGACTACATTGGCGCCCATTTTTTTGTGGACGGTGACCGGATCGTGCAGACCCTGCCCATCAATGAAGTGGCCTGGCACGCCGGTGACGGCCAAGGCCCGGGCAATATGACCACCCTAGCCATTGAGATCTGCGAAACCACCCCCCTGGCTGCCGCAGAGGCCAATGCCCTGGTCTTAAATGCGGCCCTCCTGATTGACCACCCGGACTGGCAGATTTATAAGCACCAGGACTGGAGCGGGAAGTATTGCCCGCGGCGCATTTTAGCCGAAGGCCGCTGGCCGGCCTTTGTTGAGGCCATCCGGCAAAGGGTGGCCCAGCTCCAGAAAAGCCCCCAGCCGCTGCCCGATGATGCGCCTTCGCCCTGGGCAGCGGACGCCATCCGCTGGGCCAAGGCCACCGGTCTCTTGCAGGGCCGGAGCGAGGGGCCGGCCTATCAAGCGCCGGCAACCCGTGAAGAAGTGCTTACCTTTCTCTACCGACTCCAGGCCGGCGACCATGCCTGA
- a CDS encoding Asp23/Gls24 family envelope stress response protein translates to MSEAKMNPANLPDAYNKDELEGQAYTDTLSFDDSVIEKIAGITAREIPGILDMKGNFMTGITENFTSGPNVTKGISAEVKERDVSIDVKLILEFGASAPEIFAEMKDRVRSQLQQMTGLNLRELNVRVVDVMTRKEYDKQSRDSRENNAYRQGNPPRAY, encoded by the coding sequence ATGTCTGAAGCAAAAATGAACCCGGCGAATTTGCCGGATGCCTACAATAAAGATGAACTGGAAGGACAAGCCTATACAGATACCCTTTCCTTTGACGACTCGGTAATTGAAAAAATTGCCGGCATTACCGCCCGTGAAATTCCCGGTATACTTGATATGAAGGGCAATTTCATGACCGGAATTACGGAAAACTTTACCTCCGGTCCGAATGTGACCAAGGGGATTTCCGCCGAAGTCAAGGAACGGGACGTTTCAATTGATGTCAAACTAATTTTAGAATTCGGCGCGTCCGCACCGGAAATCTTTGCTGAAATGAAGGACCGGGTCCGGTCTCAGTTGCAGCAAATGACCGGCCTGAACCTGCGGGAGCTGAACGTCCGCGTGGTGGACGTCATGACCCGGAAAGAGTACGACAAACAGAGCCGGGACAGCCGTGAAAATAACGCTTACCGCCAGGGCAATCCGCCCCGGGCATATTAA
- a CDS encoding P-II family nitrogen regulator, whose product MACQFNLNVVFLDPKDDKRALLAAAEVGISGATVLYGLGTNASKLLNMLGIDQLRKEIMLLVAHESLSEPFHKELHKALELNKHGHGLAITMPLVRVLGLNELTGECWKGAGSMEHELITIIVDNGRADDIIAAARKGGARGATTLHGHGTASDKAAKFFNLEIEPEKEVILIVAAADEAEKIISAVRAVHEFEGPNSGVLFSVDVSKVTGLFKPT is encoded by the coding sequence ATGGCTTGTCAATTTAACTTAAATGTGGTTTTTTTAGACCCAAAAGACGATAAACGCGCCTTACTTGCTGCGGCTGAAGTGGGCATTTCCGGCGCAACGGTGCTCTATGGCCTGGGCACCAATGCCAGTAAGTTGCTGAATATGTTGGGCATTGATCAACTGCGCAAAGAAATCATGCTCTTGGTGGCGCATGAATCCTTGTCCGAGCCCTTTCACAAAGAGCTCCACAAGGCCCTGGAACTGAACAAACACGGCCACGGATTGGCCATTACAATGCCCTTGGTGCGCGTGCTCGGTTTAAATGAGTTAACCGGTGAATGTTGGAAAGGAGCAGGCAGTATGGAACATGAGCTGATCACCATCATCGTCGACAACGGCCGGGCGGATGACATCATCGCCGCCGCACGAAAGGGCGGCGCCCGTGGGGCGACGACCTTACACGGCCACGGCACCGCCAGCGATAAGGCGGCCAAATTCTTTAACCTGGAAATCGAACCGGAAAAAGAGGTCATTCTCATCGTGGCGGCAGCTGATGAAGCGGAAAAGATCATCAGCGCTGTCCGTGCCGTCCACGAATTTGAAGGACCCAACAGCGGCGTTCTCTTTTCCGTGGACGTCAGCAAGGTGACCGGTCTTTTCAAACCGACTTAA
- a CDS encoding mechanosensitive ion channel family protein, translating to MQTILRKLYLMVLALSIAGMAGGGKPLWAADDSEVEDATEVAKEAASAGADAAKDQLGLIAHFFTPDRLSLYLLNGIRILVLLVIVGLIWRVGGFLIRRLLRNKQRAASAAGGVQLSTAGHLIESVFNYFMLFIALMGVLGIIGVDIRGMVAGAGIAGVLIAFVSQSIIKDWVSGLFTLIERHYDVGDWVKLADFEGEVLSVGMRSTTIRTAYGETVFIPNGMVDAVVNYSKYPSVVLFDIPLPYECDNLTARQALAEACDRFNNEAEPGEDLYSPADLLGVNAFEASAVMWRISFTSTYLAHWVHTRQLRAILKEILDDRGIGIPYDQLVIHQEPAGPPEESSPDAVD from the coding sequence ATGCAAACTATTTTACGAAAGCTATATTTAATGGTGCTGGCGCTTTCTATAGCCGGCATGGCCGGAGGCGGGAAGCCCCTTTGGGCGGCGGATGATTCGGAGGTTGAAGACGCTACGGAAGTGGCCAAGGAAGCCGCCAGTGCCGGCGCCGACGCGGCTAAAGACCAGCTGGGCCTTATAGCCCACTTCTTTACCCCGGACCGGCTGAGCCTTTACCTCTTGAATGGGATCCGGATCCTGGTCTTGCTGGTCATCGTCGGGCTGATTTGGCGGGTAGGCGGCTTTTTAATCCGCCGGCTCCTGCGCAATAAGCAACGGGCCGCCTCTGCTGCCGGCGGCGTCCAGCTGAGTACGGCGGGGCATTTGATTGAAAGCGTTTTCAATTACTTTATGCTCTTCATTGCCCTGATGGGCGTTCTGGGTATCATCGGCGTGGATATTCGCGGCATGGTTGCCGGGGCCGGGATTGCCGGTGTGCTGATTGCCTTTGTCTCGCAGAGCATCATTAAGGACTGGGTCAGCGGCCTTTTTACCCTGATTGAACGCCATTATGATGTGGGCGATTGGGTTAAGCTGGCAGACTTTGAAGGCGAGGTTTTAAGCGTGGGCATGCGGTCCACCACGATCCGCACCGCTTACGGGGAAACGGTCTTCATCCCCAACGGGATGGTCGATGCGGTGGTCAATTATTCAAAATACCCGAGCGTGGTTTTATTTGACATCCCCCTGCCCTATGAATGCGATAACCTGACGGCCCGTCAGGCCCTTGCCGAGGCCTGTGACCGGTTCAACAATGAAGCTGAGCCGGGCGAAGACCTCTATAGCCCGGCAGACCTCTTAGGCGTCAATGCCTTTGAGGCCAGTGCCGTTATGTGGCGGATTTCCTTTACGTCTACCTACTTGGCCCACTGGGTCCATACCCGTCAATTGCGGGCTATTTTAAAAGAGATCTTGGATGACCGCGGCATCGGCATTCCCTATGACCAGCTGGTAATTCACCAGGAACCGGCAGGGCCGCCGGAGGAGTCGAGCCCGGATGCCGTTGATTGA
- the amaP gene encoding alkaline shock response membrane anchor protein AmaP — protein MRRASKILSFILGLFVVLYAAGTFFGIYQYMYLDRYWAQGLGLTDNMFYAGFYLTCTLAAVTALVGLYLILKGLFARRRDRRLTFNHDDGQVEISEEAITGAVQSTLADYDGIEESEVRMDLKNGNKPSIRAKIDCGIRRGANLDQYGQAIKERVSREITTLTGLPVEDVQISFYDAENSTQTKNR, from the coding sequence GTGCGAAGAGCAAGTAAAATTTTAAGCTTTATTTTGGGCCTTTTTGTTGTCTTATATGCGGCCGGGACCTTTTTTGGCATCTACCAATATATGTACCTCGACCGGTATTGGGCGCAGGGCCTTGGTCTCACGGACAACATGTTTTATGCAGGCTTTTACCTGACCTGTACACTGGCAGCGGTCACGGCCCTGGTGGGGCTCTATCTGATCTTGAAGGGCCTTTTTGCCCGCCGGCGAGACCGGCGGCTGACCTTTAACCATGACGACGGTCAGGTAGAAATCAGCGAGGAAGCCATTACCGGCGCGGTTCAATCCACCTTGGCCGATTATGACGGCATTGAAGAAAGCGAAGTCCGGATGGATCTAAAAAACGGCAACAAGCCGAGCATTCGCGCAAAAATTGACTGCGGTATCCGCCGGGGTGCCAACTTGGACCAGTATGGACAAGCCATTAAGGAGCGGGTCAGTCGGGAAATTACCACCCTGACCGGCTTACCTGTGGAAGATGTCCAAATCAGCTTTTATGACGCAGAGAACTCGACACAGACAAAGAACAGGTAG
- a CDS encoding ParB/RepB/Spo0J family partition protein, whose translation MSKTKGGLGRGLGALIPDLNENIDKLKKGDEGAAGEAVYDLPLADILPNPWQPRHEFDEEALTDLADSIRREGVLSPILVVRREDDTLLVSGERRLRAAKIAGLETIPAIVRQLDDRAMATIALVENIQRADLNALEEAQGYARLMADTGQSAAQVAEAVGKSRAHVANMVRLLDLPEEVLALLAEGRLTAGHGRALLGIPDPADLVALALEAAQLGYSVRQVEELARSLKDGNKPDADRKKPAKAAKGQEVYQEISRQLSENLQTKVRIHKRGPVSELKIEFYSEDDLTRILELLHQQLH comes from the coding sequence GTGTCGAAAACTAAGGGCGGCCTGGGCCGCGGCTTGGGCGCGCTGATTCCGGATTTAAACGAGAATATTGATAAGTTGAAAAAGGGCGATGAAGGGGCTGCTGGTGAGGCGGTTTATGACCTGCCCCTGGCGGATATCCTGCCAAACCCCTGGCAGCCGCGGCATGAATTTGACGAGGAAGCCTTGACCGACTTGGCAGACTCCATCCGCCGGGAAGGGGTCTTGTCCCCCATCTTGGTGGTCCGCCGGGAGGACGATACCCTGCTGGTGAGCGGGGAACGGCGGCTGCGGGCGGCAAAAATAGCCGGCCTGGAGACCATTCCGGCCATCGTCCGTCAATTGGATGACCGGGCCATGGCGACCATCGCCCTGGTGGAAAACATTCAGCGGGCAGACTTAAATGCCTTGGAAGAGGCTCAGGGCTATGCCCGGTTAATGGCGGATACCGGTCAAAGTGCCGCCCAGGTGGCGGAAGCGGTGGGCAAAAGCCGGGCCCATGTGGCCAATATGGTCCGGCTCTTGGACCTGCCGGAAGAGGTCCTGGCCTTACTGGCCGAGGGGCGGCTGACGGCCGGGCACGGTCGCGCTTTGTTGGGCATTCCGGATCCGGCGGACCTGGTTGCTTTGGCCCTGGAGGCGGCCCAGCTGGGTTATTCGGTCCGCCAGGTGGAAGAATTGGCCCGGTCCCTGAAGGACGGGAATAAACCGGACGCGGACCGGAAAAAGCCGGCCAAGGCCGCTAAAGGACAGGAAGTTTATCAAGAAATCAGCCGCCAGCTCAGTGAAAATTTACAGACCAAGGTGCGGATCCACAAGCGGGGCCCGGTCAGTGAGCTGAAGATTGAGTTTTACAGTGAAGATGATTTAACGCGGATTTTAGAGCTTTTGCACCAGCAATTGCACTAG
- a CDS encoding ParA family protein, whose translation MILALVNQKGGVAKTTTAINLAAALARAKKKVLLIDLDPQGNATSGLGIDKDGLATTVYQGLVGTAEAEDCRQVGVRDYLDLMPANINLAAAEQDLGSLEEGTLQLKRLLAPFAPAYDVILIDCPPSLGLLTVNALMAADGILVPIQCEYYALEGLSQLMETVQRIQAGGNPSLRLFGIVMTMYDGRMRLAKQVVDEVRTAFGPLVFKTLIPRNVRLSEAPSYGQTIFEYDRLSKGAWTYKTLAKEVISRVEN comes from the coding sequence ATGATATTGGCATTGGTCAACCAAAAGGGCGGTGTGGCAAAAACCACGACGGCCATCAATTTGGCGGCGGCTTTGGCGCGGGCAAAGAAAAAGGTCCTCTTGATCGACCTGGACCCGCAAGGCAATGCGACCAGCGGCCTGGGCATCGATAAAGACGGGCTGGCAACCACCGTCTACCAAGGGCTGGTTGGAACCGCCGAAGCTGAGGACTGCCGGCAGGTGGGCGTCCGGGACTACTTGGACCTGATGCCGGCGAACATCAATTTGGCGGCGGCCGAGCAGGACCTGGGGTCCCTGGAAGAGGGGACCTTGCAGTTGAAAAGGCTGCTGGCGCCCTTTGCGCCGGCCTATGATGTGATTTTAATTGACTGCCCGCCGTCGCTGGGCTTGTTGACGGTGAACGCCTTGATGGCGGCCGATGGGATTTTGGTCCCCATCCAGTGCGAGTATTATGCCTTGGAAGGGCTGAGCCAGTTGATGGAAACGGTTCAGCGGATCCAGGCCGGCGGCAATCCGTCGCTGCGCCTCTTTGGGATTGTGATGACCATGTACGACGGACGGATGCGGCTGGCCAAGCAGGTGGTGGACGAGGTGCGGACGGCTTTTGGGCCCCTTGTCTTTAAGACCTTGATTCCGCGCAATGTCCGCTTGTCTGAGGCGCCATCTTACGGGCAGACCATATTTGAGTACGACCGGCTTTCCAAGGGGGCCTGGACCTATAAGACGTTGGCGAAGGAGGTTATTTCCCGTGTCGAAAACTAA
- a CDS encoding RNA polymerase sigma factor, protein MKTIYVQKQAVEVSEAIYKAYWQASERERYQNRLAADRTWTMSDLQAAGVPLDALDAFAVTSSEGAFFADQSRSRLMTALATLPPDQEEHLWRLVLGETTERGLAAELGLSPATVHKRKKRALTTLRSLLEGEEEDL, encoded by the coding sequence ATGAAAACCATCTATGTTCAAAAGCAAGCGGTTGAGGTCAGCGAGGCCATTTACAAGGCCTATTGGCAGGCCAGCGAACGGGAACGCTACCAGAACCGGCTGGCGGCGGACCGCACTTGGACCATGAGCGATTTACAGGCCGCCGGCGTCCCCCTGGACGCCCTCGACGCCTTTGCGGTGACCAGCAGTGAAGGGGCTTTCTTCGCCGATCAAAGCCGGTCCCGGCTGATGACCGCCTTGGCTACCCTGCCGCCGGACCAGGAAGAGCACTTGTGGCGGCTGGTCCTTGGCGAAACGACAGAGCGTGGTCTGGCCGCTGAACTGGGCCTTTCGCCGGCCACCGTTCACAAGCGAAAAAAGCGGGCCCTGACCACCCTCCGCAGCCTTTTGGAAGGAGAGGAAGAGGACCTTTAA
- a CDS encoding DUF1659 domain-containing protein codes for MALTLSGKRLRISMNLGEEAGKKVLRSRTFSNINTGATDTQYYAACEALAALLNGTSEQFSLISEEVLSQG; via the coding sequence ATGGCTCTCACTTTATCCGGCAAACGCTTGCGCATTTCTATGAACCTTGGTGAGGAGGCGGGCAAAAAGGTCCTGCGGTCCCGTACTTTTTCCAACATCAACACCGGGGCAACAGATACGCAATACTATGCCGCCTGTGAAGCGCTGGCCGCCTTGCTGAACGGAACCAGCGAGCAGTTCAGCCTGATCAGCGAAGAAGTCCTTAGCCAGGGCTAA
- a CDS encoding DUF951 domain-containing protein encodes MDLQVGDVVQVKKKHPCGSDQWRIMRRGMDFRIRCQGCDHEIWLPRPKFEKMIKKVIYQAPREPRT; translated from the coding sequence ATGGATTTACAGGTGGGCGATGTGGTGCAGGTGAAAAAAAAACACCCCTGCGGCAGCGACCAATGGCGGATCATGCGCCGCGGAATGGACTTCCGCATTCGCTGTCAGGGCTGTGACCATGAAATCTGGCTCCCACGGCCGAAGTTTGAAAAAATGATTAAAAAAGTGATATATCAGGCACCGCGTGAGCCGCGGACCTAA
- a CDS encoding DUF2922 domain-containing protein has translation MAQQKSLVLTFIKADGKKASMTLSDPKTDLTADTVKTMMEKMAASTVFKSGDAIFTKAHMAQLVTREMADLYVAAN, from the coding sequence TTGGCTCAACAAAAATCCCTTGTCTTAACCTTCATTAAGGCAGACGGTAAAAAAGCCAGCATGACCTTGTCCGATCCAAAGACGGACTTGACCGCCGATACGGTAAAAACCATGATGGAAAAAATGGCCGCCAGCACCGTCTTTAAAAGCGGTGATGCCATTTTTACCAAGGCGCATATGGCACAGTTGGTCACCCGAGAGATGGCAGACTTGTACGTCGCTGCCAACTGA
- a CDS encoding NAD(P)/FAD-dependent oxidoreductase, whose translation MERADVVIVGGGASGLMAAIAAAEAGASVVLLEAGARLGRKIAASGNGRCNFTHRGLDPVHYHSHTPYALSPALAQFSDEDAVEFFTDLGLPPYIDDRDRVYPYARKAGMVADALRLWAAHRGVALRTDHRVTGISGGYGAFRVDSPAGPVEGRTVIVACGGQAAPQLGGTTDGYALLEALGHVSRPRHPAICPICTEKAAIRGLQGVRWWVDARFKASQDRPDASGEVLFNADGLSGPVAFDLAHAVGERLEGQNIRLHLDLFPDLPAERLEAHLALRMDRLGWQPVAAFTAGLLPKPLGLLLMRRLYAGKMTDGAAALPADMPQAFTALAKNYPLAVTGLRPYQDAQVTAGGIDLADFDPETLMSWLVPGLFACGEVLDVTGDCGGYNLQWAWASGRLAGRSAAAFAG comes from the coding sequence ATGGAACGAGCGGATGTGGTCATTGTCGGCGGTGGCGCTTCAGGGCTTATGGCGGCCATTGCCGCCGCGGAAGCGGGCGCTTCTGTGGTCCTCTTGGAGGCAGGCGCCCGGCTGGGGCGGAAGATTGCCGCCAGCGGCAACGGCCGGTGTAACTTTACCCATCGCGGTTTGGACCCGGTCCATTACCATAGTCACACGCCCTACGCCCTCTCTCCCGCCCTGGCCCAGTTTAGCGATGAAGATGCGGTGGAATTTTTCACCGACCTGGGCCTGCCGCCCTATATTGATGACCGTGACCGGGTCTACCCCTATGCGCGAAAGGCCGGCATGGTGGCCGATGCCCTCCGCTTGTGGGCGGCCCACCGGGGGGTTGCCCTGCGGACGGACCATCGGGTGACGGGGATCAGCGGCGGCTACGGGGCCTTCCGGGTTGACAGCCCGGCTGGCCCGGTGGAAGGCCGGACGGTTATTGTGGCCTGCGGTGGCCAGGCGGCACCCCAGCTGGGTGGCACCACCGACGGCTATGCCCTTTTAGAGGCCCTTGGCCATGTCTCCCGGCCCCGCCACCCGGCCATTTGCCCAATTTGTACGGAAAAAGCGGCCATCCGTGGCCTGCAGGGGGTGCGCTGGTGGGTGGATGCCCGGTTCAAGGCCTCCCAGGACCGGCCGGATGCTTCCGGGGAAGTCCTCTTTAACGCAGATGGCTTGAGCGGCCCGGTGGCCTTTGACCTGGCCCATGCGGTTGGTGAGCGGTTGGAGGGGCAGAACATACGTTTGCATCTCGACCTCTTTCCGGACCTGCCTGCAGAAAGATTGGAGGCTCACCTGGCTCTGCGGATGGACCGCCTTGGATGGCAGCCGGTGGCCGCCTTTACCGCCGGCCTTTTGCCCAAGCCCCTGGGACTTCTCCTGATGCGGCGGCTCTATGCCGGCAAAATGACCGATGGGGCTGCGGCCTTGCCGGCGGATATGCCGCAGGCCTTTACGGCCCTGGCTAAAAATTACCCGCTAGCCGTGACCGGCTTGCGCCCCTACCAGGACGCCCAGGTTACGGCAGGGGGCATTGACCTGGCGGATTTTGACCCGGAGACGCTGATGAGCTGGCTGGTGCCCGGGCTCTTTGCCTGTGGAGAAGTGCTGGATGTTACCGGCGACTGCGGCGGCTATAACCTGCAATGGGCCTGGGCCAGCGGTCGGCTGGCCGGTCGGTCGGCAGCCGCCTTTGCCGGATAA
- a CDS encoding NAD(P)/FAD-dependent oxidoreductase, with protein MMYDIIVIGAGPAGVSAALYAKARGKNILVLEKEKIGGLVANVSKVSHFAGVADGETGPEFAQRLADQLAYSGIPVQYEKVVSLAATDDGFRLETPAGHHTAKKVICATGSSLKELPLDLPEGFSCKHWPLGREDEFAGKTVVINGGSDGAAKEALYLAKSAKTVHMVQNQPALMCIDEFKRQIEAADNIVVHTDCAVKDLTLTEGLCTAVDLGSDRISDEAGIEVYVQIGQNGNSDFLAPFATLDNTFLAEDLAAGRPGLFFAGDIRVKGVKQIATAVADGCQAGILACKG; from the coding sequence ATGATGTATGATATTATTGTTATCGGCGCCGGTCCGGCTGGGGTCAGCGCCGCCCTCTATGCAAAAGCCAGAGGAAAAAATATTCTCGTTTTGGAAAAAGAAAAGATCGGCGGCCTGGTGGCCAATGTGTCCAAGGTCAGCCATTTTGCCGGCGTCGCTGACGGCGAAACCGGCCCGGAATTTGCCCAAAGACTGGCCGACCAATTGGCTTATTCGGGCATTCCTGTTCAATATGAAAAGGTGGTTTCCCTGGCGGCAACGGATGACGGCTTCCGCCTGGAAACCCCGGCCGGCCACCACACCGCCAAAAAAGTGATTTGCGCCACCGGCTCCAGCTTGAAAGAACTGCCCCTTGACCTGCCGGAGGGCTTTAGCTGCAAGCATTGGCCCCTGGGCAGGGAGGATGAATTTGCCGGCAAGACCGTCGTCATCAATGGCGGCTCAGACGGGGCCGCCAAGGAGGCCCTTTACCTGGCCAAGTCTGCCAAGACGGTCCACATGGTGCAAAATCAGCCGGCCTTAATGTGCATTGACGAGTTTAAGCGTCAGATTGAAGCGGCGGACAATATTGTTGTCCACACCGACTGCGCTGTAAAAGACCTGACCCTTACCGAGGGCCTCTGTACCGCTGTTGACTTGGGCAGCGACCGGATCAGCGATGAAGCAGGCATTGAGGTCTATGTGCAAATCGGGCAAAATGGCAATTCGGATTTTTTGGCGCCGTTTGCCACCCTTGACAACACTTTCCTGGCGGAAGACTTGGCTGCCGGCAGGCCGGGCCTTTTCTTTGCCGGTGACATTCGCGTAAAGGGCGTTAAGCAAATCGCCACCGCTGTTGCTGACGGCTGCCAGGCCGGGATCCTGGCCTGTAAGGGCTAA
- a CDS encoding DUF1538 domain-containing protein: protein MGVLLSKLSETVMAVVPVSILVLILHFTVAPLPGRELIHFLIGALFIILGLAIFLLGVDLAVTPVGTHVGGALARRRSLPLMMGVGLVLGFFINVAEPNLLVIASQITHATGGIISVISVVLLASIGVGLMIALGLLRIIMQWALNNLLLICFGVICLLAVISSNDMLGIATDTSGATTGSMTVPFILALGIGVSRVHGGKKAEEDSFGLAGLSTAGPMTAVMILTLVKGLTDVSGDIPEAASAQPDLLPYLLGVFKGVLVDVTSAIVPLVIITILAQYTLLKLSKRAFYRILMGFVYTFVGFILFLTGVNAGFMNAGKVIGQTLAGQSVPLVILVGSAIGLLVILAEPSVHVLCAQIEDITAGTITKKLILTTLAIGVSLALVLTLLRLATPGAQLWYILLPGYLLCMLLSRLTPTLFVGMGFDAGTAASGPMTATFILAFAQGAATAWKGTAGLIDAFGVIATVALIPILAVQLLGIIATRPKKRPSPVISPEAKER from the coding sequence TTGGGCGTACTTTTATCGAAATTATCCGAAACGGTGATGGCCGTGGTGCCGGTGAGCATCTTGGTGCTGATTTTGCATTTTACGGTGGCACCCCTGCCCGGCCGTGAGCTAATCCATTTCCTTATCGGTGCTCTTTTCATCATCCTTGGCCTGGCCATCTTCCTCCTGGGCGTTGATTTGGCGGTTACCCCGGTGGGAACCCATGTCGGCGGCGCCCTGGCCCGGCGCCGGAGCCTGCCGCTGATGATGGGCGTCGGCCTGGTGCTGGGCTTTTTCATCAATGTGGCTGAGCCCAACCTGCTCGTCATTGCCAGCCAAATCACCCACGCCACCGGTGGAATCATCAGCGTGATCTCCGTGGTCCTCCTGGCCTCCATCGGTGTTGGCCTGATGATTGCCCTTGGCCTCTTGCGCATCATTATGCAATGGGCGCTGAACAACCTCCTGCTCATTTGCTTCGGCGTGATTTGCCTCTTGGCGGTTATCTCCTCCAACGATATGCTGGGCATTGCAACGGATACCAGCGGTGCCACGACCGGGTCTATGACGGTGCCCTTTATTTTAGCCCTGGGCATCGGTGTCAGCCGGGTCCATGGTGGGAAAAAAGCGGAAGAGGACAGCTTCGGGCTGGCCGGTTTATCCACCGCCGGGCCGATGACCGCGGTCATGATCCTGACCCTTGTCAAGGGCTTGACCGATGTCTCCGGCGATATCCCTGAAGCCGCAAGTGCCCAGCCGGACCTTCTGCCCTACTTGCTGGGCGTCTTCAAGGGGGTCCTGGTTGATGTGACCAGTGCCATTGTTCCCTTGGTCATCATCACGATTTTAGCCCAGTACACCCTGCTGAAGCTTTCCAAACGGGCCTTTTACCGTATTTTAATGGGTTTTGTCTATACTTTTGTCGGCTTTATCCTCTTCCTGACCGGCGTCAATGCCGGTTTTATGAACGCTGGCAAGGTCATCGGCCAAACCTTGGCCGGCCAATCGGTCCCCCTGGTTATCCTGGTCGGCTCGGCCATCGGGCTCCTGGTTATTCTGGCCGAGCCTTCCGTCCACGTCCTCTGTGCCCAAATTGAGGACATCACCGCCGGTACGATCACGAAAAAGCTGATTTTAACGACCCTGGCCATTGGGGTATCCCTGGCCCTTGTCCTAACCCTTTTGCGTCTGGCCACTCCCGGTGCCCAGCTCTGGTATATCTTATTACCGGGCTACCTGCTCTGCATGCTGCTGAGCCGTCTGACGCCGACCCTTTTTGTGGGCATGGGCTTTGACGCAGGCACTGCCGCTTCCGGGCCGATGACGGCCACCTTTATCTTGGCCTTTGCCCAGGGCGCGGCGACGGCCTGGAAGGGCACGGCCGGTTTGATTGATGCCTTCGGGGTCATCGCCACGGTTGCTTTAATCCCCATTCTTGCTGTACAATTGTTGGGGATTATTGCCACTCGGCCTAAAAAGAGGCCCTCGCCTGTCATTTCGCCAGAAGCAAAGGAGCGGTAA